CCCAGCCTGCACCCGCCGATGAGCACCGCCCCTCCTCCCGCCCGGCACGCCGCCCCGCAGGCGAGCGAAGCCAACGAGACCGCGCGCGTCGAGGCGTTCAGCGACGGCGTGTTCGCCATCGCCATCACGCTGCTGATCATCGAGGTGCGGGTGCCGTCGGACCAGGCGGTGGAGGCCGCGGGCGGGCTGTGGCGCGCGCTGGTCCTGCTCTGGCCCTCGTACCTGGCGTACGCGATCAGCTTCCTGGTGATCGGGATCATGTGGATCAACCACCACAACATCTTCAACTTCATTGCCCGCGCCGACCACCGCTTCATGATCGTGAACGTGCTGTTCCTGATGTGCATCGCCGCGCTGCCGTTCCCCACCGCCGTGCTGGCCGAGAACCTCCCCGAGGCGGGCCACCGCCGTGCCGCCGCGGCGTTCTACAGCGGCGCCTTCCTGGTGACGGCCGTCGTCTACAACCTGCTCTGGTGGAGCGCCCGCCGCGCGCGGCTCCTGGCCGACTGGGCCGACCCGCGGCTGGTGGGCGGGATCACCCGGCGCTTCGCCCTGGGGCCGGTGGGGTACCTGGCCGCCTTCGCGCTGGCGTTCGCGTACGTCCCCCTCTGCCTGGCCTTCCACGGGGCGCTCGCCCTCTTCTTCATGCTGAGCCCGCGCGAGGCGGCCATCCAGTCGGCCGCGCACCCCGAGGCGTGACGCCGTCCGGCGGAGGATCGTCCTCGAGCCCGGGCCGGCCGCGGCGGCGGGTTCCGGACTCCGCTTCCGAACGATCCGCGGCCCCGAGGCGTGGGGACGCGACTGGCAAATTTCGTTGCACTCTCCGGCCCCCTCGCGACGACCGATTGCGCTTCCGCCGCGCGGCTTCTAGCTTCGGCGCAACAGGGGCGCGGTGCGGTGGCAGGTGGCACCGTCTTTGCCTTTGGGCGCCCCGGCGTGCGGGCATCCCATTCCAACCGTCTAGGACCCAGAGGAGCCATGAGCTTCCGGACGAGCAATCAGAGCGGTGTGGTCGTGGTCGACGTGGAGGGCCAGCTCATCGTGGGGAACCGGCAGGAGCTGAAGCAGCGGGTGCTCGAGGAGCTCGAGGGCGGCGCGCGCAAGTTCCTCATCGACTTCACCAACACCGGGTACATCGACTCCTCGGGGCTGGGCGTGCTGGTGAGCCTGTCGAAGAAGATCCGCGAGCAGGGCGGCGAGCTGCGGCTGGCCAACCTCAACGAGGACCTGCGCACCCTCTTCGAGCTCACCAAGCTCGACACGCTCTTCAACATCGCGGACTCGCGCGAGGCCGCGCTCTCCGCCTTCTAGCCGCCGGCGCCTGGCGCACGCGGCGGTTGGCGGCCGGGCCCGCCCCCGGCTAATATGTCCGGGGCGCGCCGCCCGCGCCGGGGGGGCCGTCCCGCCCCCGACCCGTGACCGCCGCCCGCGCCCCAGAGCGGCGCGGGATGACACGCTTCGAAGCGAATGGACCCATCCGAACGCAGGGCAGGCCGGCGGGACACCGACCAGTGGGCCAGGTTCGCGCTGGAGCTCAAGAGCGACCTGCGCCTGATCGAGTCCGCCGTCACCCAGCTGGTGGAGCGCTGCCGCGAGTTCGGCTTCGGCGGCCGGCGCCTCTCCCTGAACTTCCGCGTGGGCGTGGCCGAGGCGCTCGCCAACGCCATGATCTACGGCAACGGCCGCGACCCCGGCAAGCAGGTGCGCGTGGAGGTGGAGCTCACCCCCGCGCGCGTGGCCGTGGTGGTGCGCGACGAGGGGTGCGGCTTCGACCCCGGCTCGGTCCCCGACCCCACCCTCCCCGAGAACCTGGAGCGCCCCGGCGGCCGCGGGATCTTCCTGATCCGCGAGCTGATGGACGAGGTGGACTTCACCGGCTGCGGCAACTGCGTGCGCATGGTGCTCCACAACGACCACGCGCTCCCCCGCGCCTCGTAGGGCCCTCCCCATGACCGCCGCCGCCCCGCCCACGCTCCCCCGGCCCGCGCGAGACGTGCTGGACGAGTTCCGGCGCGCGTACGGGGCCGAGGTGCGCGTGTGGGCCCGCGACGGCGAGGGGTGGCGCGCGCTGGGCGAGGGCGCGCCGTCCGGAGGCCCCTGCGAGGGGGCGGTGGAGGTGCCCGGGAGCCCGTTCTGCCTGGAGGTGGCGGGGGAGGCGGGGCGGGACGACGCGGGCGCCGCACGCTTCCTTGCGAGCACCCTGTCGCGCGTTCTGCGCCATGACGACGAGATCCGCTCGTTCAGCCGCGAGATGGCCGAGCGGTACGAGGAGATCAACCTCCTCTACTCGATCAGCGAGATCCTGGGCTCCATCATCTCGCTGGAGCAGGCGGCGGGGACGATCCTGAGCGAGGTGGCCAGCATCCTGGGCGCCGGCCGCGCCGCGCTCTGGGTGCACGACGCCGGCGCGGGCCAGCTGGTCCTCACGGCGGTCGAAGGGGGCGACGGCCACCGCGGGCCGATCCCCGTGGACGACCCCTGCTCGGTGACCGCGGCCGTCTTCCGCGAGGGGCGGCCGGTGATCCTGGTCCCGGGCGAGATCTACCGGCGCGAGGGGTGCGACGACGCCGGGGTCCAGCCGCAGGCCGGCTCCTTCCTCTCCGTCCCGGTGAGCTACACCCCGCCCGACGGCGAGACGCGCACGGTGGGGGTCATCAACCTGATCGGCCGCTCCACGCAGGGCGGCTTCTCGGCGGGCGACATGAAGCTCCTTTCGGCCATCGCCAGCCAGATCGGCGCGGCGGTCGAGAACAACCGGCTGATCGCCGAGAGCCTGCGCCAGGAGCGGATGGTGCGCGAGATGGAGCTGGCGCACGACCTCCAGCTCAAGCTGCTGCCGCCGCTGGAGCAGTTCGCCGGCTACTGCGAGGTGGCGGCGCGCTGCGTCCCGGCCGAGAGCGTGGGCGGCGACTTCTACCACCTCTTCCGGCTCCCGGGCAACCGCCTGGGGGTGCTGATCGGCGACGTCTCCAGCCACGGCTTCGGCGCGGCGCTCATCATGGCGCTCACCATGAGCGCGGTGGCGATCCACGCCTCGGAGGGCGACCCGCCGGCCGAGGTGCTGCGCCGCACGCACCGCGCGCTGATCGACGAGCTGGAGACCACGGAGATGTACCTCACCCTCTTCTACGGGGTGATCGACCCCGCCGAGGGGACCATCACCTACGCCAACGCCGGCCACTCGCACGCCTGGCGCGTCCCCGCCGCGGGCGCCCCCGAGCGGCTGCAGACCACCGATCCGCCCTTCGGCATCGTCGACCACGACGCGTACGGCGAGGCCAGCGCCCGCTGGGAGGCCGAGCGGGACCTCCTCTTCCTCTTCACCGACGGGCTCTCCGACGCGCTGAAGGGGGGCGAGGCGGTGCTGGTGGACGAGGTGGCGAAGCTGCGCGCGCAGCCCGCCGACCAGATCGTGCGCCGCCTCTTCGCCCTGGCCGGCCAGGCGGGGGCGGCGCCCGCGGACGACCGCACCGCGCTGCTGGTGAGGTTCTAGTGCGAAGTGCGAGGTGCGAAGTGCGAAGTGCGCACGGTCCAGTGCCCGGTGCCCGGTGCCCGGTGGCCGGGGGCGCCGACGCGTGGCGCTCGGTCGCTCCGCACTTCGCGCTTCGCGCTTAGGACTTCGCACTTTCCGTCCGTGCCTCCCCGCCAGCCGCCGTACCCGGACGACCTCCCCCGCGCCAAGCGCTCGCTGGGGCAGAACTTCCTGATCGACCCCAACGTCCAGCGGAAGATCGTGGCCGCGCTCGACCCGCACCCCGACGACGAGGTGCTGGAGATCGGCCCCGGCGTGGGCGCGCTCACCCGCCACCTGGCCGGGCAGGTGCGGCGGCTGGTCCTGGTGGAGCTCGACAACGCGCTGGCGGCGAAGCTCGCCGAGAAGTTCGCGGGCGAGCCGTCGGTGGAGGTGATCAACCAGGACGTGCTGGAGGTGCCGCTGGAGCGCGTCTCCAGCGACCCCGCGCGGCTCAAGGTGATCGGGAACATCCCCTACAACATCACCACGCCGATCCTGTTCGGGATGCTGGAGCGCCGTCCGCGCCCGCGCCTGGTCGTGCTGATGGTGCAGCGCGAGGTGGCCGACCGGCTGCTGGAGAAGGAGGGGAGCAAGACGTACGGCGCGCTGGCCGTGGGGGTGCAGGCGGTGGCCGACGCCACGCGGGTGATGAACGTGAGCCGCGAGGCGTTCCGCCCGGTGCCCGACGTGATGTCGACGGTGGTGAAGATCGTGCCGCACGACCCGCCGCGGCTGGCGCCGGAGGAGGAGGCGGCGCTGCGCGAGCTGACGCGCGCCGCCTTCCAGCAGCGCCGCAAGCAGTTCCAGCGCATCCTGCGCGACGCCTACGGCCTCTCTCCCGAGCAGGTGGAGGCGCTCGGCGCCGAGGTCGGCATGGACCTCGTCCAGCGTCCCGAGACCTTCTCCCCCCGGAAGTTCATCGACCTCGCCCGCGCGCTCAAGGCGCGGGGGCTCTCCACGGGCTGACCAACGCTAGCCGGAAAAGACCGTCTTGCGGGTACGCGGGCGGGAAGGTAACGTGGCGTGCACTTCGTCCACTTTGCCTTCTCGTCTGCTACTCGCACCTGTGGCATGTACTTGAAGGAATATTCACCCTCAGGTATATTGTCATGGACTGGGCCGTGAAAGGTACTCTGGAATTCGACGCATGGTACGGCGCGTTGACGGAGCCTGAACGAAAGAGCGTGATCAGGGGCGTTCACCTTCTGGAGCGGTTCGGACCGCGCCTGCGTCATCCGTACTGCTCGCGGGTCTTCAGCTCGCGACATGCGAACATGCGCGAGCTTCGGATCCAGCACGAGGGCCGGCCCTATCGGGTGCTGTACGCGTTCGATCCGAGGAGGACGGCCGTTCTGCTGCTGGGGGGCGACAAGACAGGGGACGATCGCTGGTACGAAAAGAACGTTCCGATCGCCGACCGGTTACTCGACGAACACCTGAACGAGTTGGGAAAGGAGGATCGGGTCTGATGCCTCTGAAGGACTGGAGCGAGATTCGGGCTCAGGCGGCTCCCGAGACGATCGAGGCCGGGTTGCGCGAAGGTGAGGCCCTCGCCGCCGCCATCGAGCTGAACGAGCTCCGCAGGGCTCGCCGCCTCACGCAGGAGGAGCTGGCTCGCCGGCTCGGCATCCGCCAGGCGAACGTGTCGAAGCTGGAGCGGCGGAAGGACGTGCGCGTGAGCACGCTGCGGGAGGTGGTCGAGGCGATGGGGGGCGAGCTGCGGATCACGGCGCACTTCCCCGACGCCGACTACCAGATCGACACCTTCGACGTCGCGGAGCACCAGGGCGCCTGACGGTCCCGGCCCTGGATCTGTTTTCGTCTGGTGAAGCCTCGCGCGGTTTGCGAGGCTTTCTGCCGTTGTTGCTGGCGGCTTCAGCCGCTCACGGCCGGCTGCGCGCCTTCCGCCCGCTCGCGCAGCGCCTGGCCCAGCTGGATGGCGCGCTCGACCTTCACGATGCGGTAGCCGTGCTTCACCGCCTGGGCCACGTGGCGCTCGGCGGCCTCGCGGTCGCCGCGGGCGCCGGCGATTACGGCCAGGTTGAAGGAGGGGATCGCGTACTCGGGGTCCAGCCGCAGCGCCTCTTCGAAGGCCCGCTCCGCCGCCTCCACCTCGCCGCGCTCCAGGTGCGCGGCGCCCAGGTTGTTGAGCGCCATCGCCTCCACGTCGACCGTGTAGACCGACCAGCTGGCCCAGAGCAGCTTCTTGTTGCCGGGGTTGCGGCGGATCATCCCCAGGAAGCGCCGGGTGCACTCGATGGACTCCGCGGCCTTCCCCGCGGCCATCAGCCGGCGGGCCGTGTAAAGGTCGCGGTACACGACGGCCTGGATGCGCCCGGGGAGCAGCAGCACGGCGCCGATCAGGACGAGCGCCGCCAGGCTGCTGCGGAACACGGCCGACACCGCCAGGGCGGCGACCACCAGCAGCACCAGCACCAGGAAGTAGGCGATCTTGAGCTTGGTCGTGCGGGTCATCTCGCTCGCGCGTCGGGTCGGGACGGGTACGTGGCTGCGGTATGATAACTTCCGCGGCCCTCCGGCGCTCCCCTCTCCTTCGGCGCGGGCTGGTGTCGGGCGGGTGAACCCGCGGCAACAACGGCGCAAAGCCCGCCTGCGCGGGCTCCTTCGGTGCGGGGGCGGGCTCGGCGCAGGGAGGCTGGCTTTCGCACGAAACCCCGCGTGAGGGATGCGCGCCCGACAGGGCCGGGACACGGGCGCCACGGGGTTGGTGGCGAACGTGGCCCGGCGCGGTTGGGCACAGTCGTATCGTGCCCTACCGCGCGCGCAGCCCGGCCCGGAGCGCAGCGGAGGGACACGCCCCAACCCCCGAGGTTCGCGGTCCAGCCCGACCGGGAGGCGCGCGGATTGCGGCGGACGCGGCGGGTCGGTTGACGCTCTCCGGAGGGAGGTGTATCTTGTGAATCATTTCACAAGGCTCCCGGCGGGCGGCGCGGTCCCTCGCCCGGGCCGGCCGTACGCAGTGTCCGCGGGCATGAAAAAGATCTCGGAGTCGGCGGTGCGCCGGCTTTCGCTCTACCTGCGCTTCCTCCAGGAGGCGGAAGGCGCGGGGGCGGAGACCATCTCCAGCGAGGAGCTGGCCCGCCGCGGCGGCACCACCTCGGCGCAGGTGCGCAAGGACCTGTCGCTCTTCGGCTCGTTCGGCAAGCGGGGCACCGGCTACTCGGTGCGCGAGCTGCTGCGCGAGATCCGCTCGATCCTGGGGCTCACCCGCACCTGGAAGGTGGCGGTGGTGGGCGCCGGCCGCCTGGGCTCGGCGCTCTCGTCGTACCGCGATTTCCAGGCGCGCGGCTTCGAGATCCGCGCCGTCTTCGACGCCGACCCGCGCAAGATCGGGCAGGACTGGGGCGGCGTGCGGGTGCAGCCCGACGAGGAGATGGACAGGACGCTGCGCGAGGAGCGGGTGGACATCGCCATCGTGGCCGTCCCCGCCGACGCGGCTCAAGGGGTGGTGGACCGCGCGGTGCAGGCCGGCGTGCGCGCCATCCTCAACTTCGCCCCGGTGCGCCTGCGCGTGCCCGGCGGCGTCACCCTGCGCAACGTGGACGTGACGCTGGAGCTGGAGGGGCTCTCCTTCGCGCTCGCCAACGGGAAGCCGGCGCCGGCGTGAGCCCTCACCCGGCGCCGCTACCGCGTCGCCACCCTCTCCCAACTTCGGGAGAGGGTACTCGACGACTTCGGATCGGCAGACGAGCATCTGCGCGACGGCAGGTCTCCTCGCCTCCGGCTCCTCCGCGCACTTCCGCACTCACGCACTTACGCACTCAGGACTTAGCGCCCGGTACCCCGCGCCCGCCGGAGCTTGCCCCGCGCGCGAATTTCACTTAGTCTAAATCACCTTCCGCGCGGCGGCGGCCCGCTCCCCGCGACCAGCCGCTCCCGCCGCACGGCCATCCCACGCTATCAGCACTTCCCCGCGCGGCCGGGCCCCGGCCTCACGCCCGCCGCGGCAATCCTTCCCTGGAGAGGTGGATTTATGGACTCCCGTCCCGCCATCCGAGCCGGCGCCGCGCTCCTCGGCCTCCTGGCGCTCCCGGCGCTCGCCGCCGCCCCGGCCGCCGCGCAGGCGATCCGCGCCGGGCAGACCGTCAGCGGCGCGCTCGCCCGGACCGACACGCGCCTGGGCGACGGCTCCTACTACGACACGTGGACGTACTCCGGCCGGCGCGGCGAGCGGCTGGTGATCGTCATGCGCTCCGACGCGTTCGACACCTACGTGGCCTTCGGGCGCGGGCGCGGCGCGGACTTCGAGCAGCTGGAGACCGCCGACGACGGGGCCGACGGCACCAACACGCGCCTGGAGGTGACGCTGCCGGCCGACGGCGAGTACGTGATCCGCGCCAACTCGC
The sequence above is drawn from the Longimicrobium sp. genome and encodes:
- a CDS encoding TMEM175 family protein, producing MSPSLHPPMSTAPPPARHAAPQASEANETARVEAFSDGVFAIAITLLIIEVRVPSDQAVEAAGGLWRALVLLWPSYLAYAISFLVIGIMWINHHNIFNFIARADHRFMIVNVLFLMCIAALPFPTAVLAENLPEAGHRRAAAAFYSGAFLVTAVVYNLLWWSARRARLLADWADPRLVGGITRRFALGPVGYLAAFALAFAYVPLCLAFHGALALFFMLSPREAAIQSAAHPEA
- a CDS encoding STAS domain-containing protein, coding for MSFRTSNQSGVVVVDVEGQLIVGNRQELKQRVLEELEGGARKFLIDFTNTGYIDSSGLGVLVSLSKKIREQGGELRLANLNEDLRTLFELTKLDTLFNIADSREAALSAF
- a CDS encoding ATP-binding protein — its product is MDPSERRAGRRDTDQWARFALELKSDLRLIESAVTQLVERCREFGFGGRRLSLNFRVGVAEALANAMIYGNGRDPGKQVRVEVELTPARVAVVVRDEGCGFDPGSVPDPTLPENLERPGGRGIFLIRELMDEVDFTGCGNCVRMVLHNDHALPRAS
- a CDS encoding SpoIIE family protein phosphatase — its product is MTAAAPPTLPRPARDVLDEFRRAYGAEVRVWARDGEGWRALGEGAPSGGPCEGAVEVPGSPFCLEVAGEAGRDDAGAARFLASTLSRVLRHDDEIRSFSREMAERYEEINLLYSISEILGSIISLEQAAGTILSEVASILGAGRAALWVHDAGAGQLVLTAVEGGDGHRGPIPVDDPCSVTAAVFREGRPVILVPGEIYRREGCDDAGVQPQAGSFLSVPVSYTPPDGETRTVGVINLIGRSTQGGFSAGDMKLLSAIASQIGAAVENNRLIAESLRQERMVREMELAHDLQLKLLPPLEQFAGYCEVAARCVPAESVGGDFYHLFRLPGNRLGVLIGDVSSHGFGAALIMALTMSAVAIHASEGDPPAEVLRRTHRALIDELETTEMYLTLFYGVIDPAEGTITYANAGHSHAWRVPAAGAPERLQTTDPPFGIVDHDAYGEASARWEAERDLLFLFTDGLSDALKGGEAVLVDEVAKLRAQPADQIVRRLFALAGQAGAAPADDRTALLVRF
- the rsmA gene encoding 16S rRNA (adenine(1518)-N(6)/adenine(1519)-N(6))-dimethyltransferase RsmA, whose translation is MPPRQPPYPDDLPRAKRSLGQNFLIDPNVQRKIVAALDPHPDDEVLEIGPGVGALTRHLAGQVRRLVLVELDNALAAKLAEKFAGEPSVEVINQDVLEVPLERVSSDPARLKVIGNIPYNITTPILFGMLERRPRPRLVVLMVQREVADRLLEKEGSKTYGALAVGVQAVADATRVMNVSREAFRPVPDVMSTVVKIVPHDPPRLAPEEEAALRELTRAAFQQRRKQFQRILRDAYGLSPEQVEALGAEVGMDLVQRPETFSPRKFIDLARALKARGLSTG
- a CDS encoding type II toxin-antitoxin system RelE/ParE family toxin; its protein translation is MDWAVKGTLEFDAWYGALTEPERKSVIRGVHLLERFGPRLRHPYCSRVFSSRHANMRELRIQHEGRPYRVLYAFDPRRTAVLLLGGDKTGDDRWYEKNVPIADRLLDEHLNELGKEDRV
- a CDS encoding XRE family transcriptional regulator; this encodes MPLKDWSEIRAQAAPETIEAGLREGEALAAAIELNELRRARRLTQEELARRLGIRQANVSKLERRKDVRVSTLREVVEAMGGELRITAHFPDADYQIDTFDVAEHQGA
- a CDS encoding tetratricopeptide repeat protein, which encodes MTRTTKLKIAYFLVLVLLVVAALAVSAVFRSSLAALVLIGAVLLLPGRIQAVVYRDLYTARRLMAAGKAAESIECTRRFLGMIRRNPGNKKLLWASWSVYTVDVEAMALNNLGAAHLERGEVEAAERAFEEALRLDPEYAIPSFNLAVIAGARGDREAAERHVAQAVKHGYRIVKVERAIQLGQALRERAEGAQPAVSG
- a CDS encoding redox-sensing transcriptional repressor Rex, producing MKKISESAVRRLSLYLRFLQEAEGAGAETISSEELARRGGTTSAQVRKDLSLFGSFGKRGTGYSVRELLREIRSILGLTRTWKVAVVGAGRLGSALSSYRDFQARGFEIRAVFDADPRKIGQDWGGVRVQPDEEMDRTLREERVDIAIVAVPADAAQGVVDRAVQAGVRAILNFAPVRLRVPGGVTLRNVDVTLELEGLSFALANGKPAPA